The DNA window TCTCTGCAGTGTGTGAAGAATTAATTTAGAGATTGCACAGCACAGATTTTATACCCCTACTTCCTTtctaataattatttacaaGTCCTTTACGTTTTCCGTAATTCGGCTCCAACCCCTTTATGTTTAATGCTAATTGctacataatgatgaattcTTAGAAAATGGTTGATTTTTATGAGATGGAATCATTAATTACGAATCTATTAGGGAAAATAATGAATTTACTTATTATATTCACAACAAATGATGTGGAGTAGTACTAtagatttcaaattttatttccattttatcTAATTCCGattgtatatataaatatgagtGCCCTTTCTCGAAAAATAGGAATGTCTAAGTCCATTTTCATGTATTAATCCAGTTTCAACTATTTGAATCCAATTTTAGTTTCATTACTTGTAGTaacttttattcttcttttaaaACCCTATAATTACTCATATTTGACTTTTTGGCTAATAATGAATTTCGGAGTATGGCCTTTTGCACTTACTTTTATTTTCCCTTTCTCTCTCAACCTTTTTAACCTCATCACCTCTTCCTCAGATTCTCTCTCTCATCTCAGtgatctttctctctctctaaacgaCCAATTCATCTCTACGCAGAAACCCAGCTCCCAATCCCACACCATGACTCTTGGCTCAGGAGGATCCAGCGTCGTGGGTAAAGACTTCCTCCTCTTACGATGATATTCCTTACATGCTCTGAATTTCGTATTTTTCATGTTCTTCGCCGTCAATTCGTATTTCATGGGTTTAAGCCTTTCAATCTTCTGATTCCCTGAGGTTTTAGCTGCGGATCTTAATTTTAAATTGCTCTTAACTTTGATTGTCCGTACACATATTGCGggggttttgaattttgatctCACCTAGTTGTGTTTCTGTAGATTATGAACTTCAATCCATTGATATTATGTGGATTTGTTTATCGACTTGAATTTTCCTACTTAAGGTGTAAAGACATTGAATGATTTCGTAAGGCTGTGGTCGCGCAATCGAGTTGAATGTGAAGTGCATATGAATGTTTTTATGGGGTTCCTTTGCATTTGATATGATCATAGTTCTCATTGCTCTTTTATTCGACTAAGTGAGAGTTATTAATGGATTGAAGACACGAAATGAGTCTAATTATATGTTCAAAGTGTTTCCGCTAGCTGCTTTTATTGTCCATCTAGCTTCTGTTTTCGAAGTGATTTGTCCGATTATATGTTCAAAGGATTTGTTACAGAGATTACAGGTCATGTGTGAATAGCTGAATAATCGATCTCTCCTTATCACTCTCTTGTAATTTACGCCTGTTGTAGCTGTTTAGGTGATCGATTGCAGGGTTAGAAAAAGGAAACTGCCATTCTAATTATTCCACATTTTTGTAGTTCCTCGAAATTTCAGGTTGTTGGAGGAACTTGAGCGTGGTGAAAAGGGAATTGGTGATGGTACTGTAAGCTATGGAATGGATGACGGGGATGATATCTATATGCGCTCGTGGACTGGCACCATTATAGGTCCTCACAATGTGAGTATCTCCTTTGCTTATACATGATGGTAAAATAGGTTTAAgcataaattttttttgcattgtATATTGCTTCTTAAATGTGATTTGGTAAAAAGATAGTAGTTTGAAATTCCCACATGCCTCACTTAATTTCAAACTCTTTTGCTAGTTTATTTGATAAGTAGCGTGACAGTATCAATATGCAttattgatttttctttttctttatctaCATAAGGAAATTGTTTCCTTGAGATTGCTCTTTCTTTTAAATCTATTTTTTGTTTCTACCTCAGAGTTGCTTAATTTGGTAGTCACCACCGTAGTTCTACACTGAATATATTAGAACTATTGTGACCATTACTTCTGCAGCAGATCAGGTCAAGATTTTGAGTACAAGCTATGTACATTCCTGATAATTTCCTCACCAATCTCTTATCGTATCTTCTGcccttttaatttttaaagttgGTTCCTATGTTGCTGGTTTGTGTGGGTTAAGTTtgtaaaatttgattaaaattatcGTTGAATGGTGCTAATttgtttcatttatttatttatttatttatttattttctgaagCTGTTTGTGATTGCAATGCTAAAGACTAATTTCGCATTTTCTTTTGCTGTCAGTCTGTGCATGAGGGACGCATATATCAGTTGAAGCTATTTTGTGACAAAGATTATCCGGAGAAGCCTCCCAGTGTTCGTTTCCATTCCCGGATTAACATGACTAGTGTAAACCATGAAACTGGAGTGGTACAGATACAATCAACTCAAGGCtaagtttttattttatctaatcTATACTCCCTCGGACGCCATTAAATGAcccattttttcctttttcgtccgtccgccaataaatgACTCATTTAACTTTTACTCTTTTTGGTGAgtggacccacattccactcatattttattataacaccaatatataaaagtataacccaccttccactaactttttccccACTCTCTTTCATAACGTcaaaaaatttcttaaaacccacaCCGGTCAAAATTGGGAaatttattggtggacggagggagaattTGTTTTCAGTAAAGATGATCAATAATGGTTTCACATTTACTTTGTGGCCATGGTGACTCAGAACCCCCAACCTATTGGTTGGACGGAAGCGTGTTACCTACTAAGATTCACTTCGTCTTCTCAACACTGTTGTTTTTCTTAAGGCGTAACTTAGTTATTGAATGAATGATAAAAGTAAAATTGATATCTGGACCAATTCTCTATAACATTTGCCTACAGTTTCTGAAGGTGCATAGTAAATCCTACTTATATCATTTGATAAGGACTAGTGTATTTGttgtttttacttcatctctGGAGCAAATGTGATGTGTTGAATACTTTTAACCCGGAAAAACATGTGCTTATGATATACGACATTTTTGTTCCAGGTCGAACCAAAAAAGTTTAGGCCTCTAGCGAATTGGCAGAGGGAGTACACAATGGAGGACATACTGACACAGCTGAAGAAGGAGATGGCTGCTCCACACAACCGCAAGCTCGTCCAGCCACCTGAAGGAACCTATTTCTAGTGTAAGATATGAAGGTCTTAATTGACCATTTTCTGATTGATAGTTATCCCATCGTCTTAAGACGGAAGTTGAATGGGTGAATGCCTAAAAAAGCCATCTCATATCGACTCTCCTGGATTTCTCGTATCTTTTATCCTGCTTTATTTTCTTTGCGAACTATGTCATATCAGTAATGGGATTTCTTCTGTGTGAAAATCAACGAACATCTTGTTAATATCATAATTCTTGTGTTCTTGAATGCTATCTATCCTCCACgtgaaaattttggaaaaacATCATTTGTTCTTACTTATAAAATATCTGTTAgtgatttataattaaattgatgtataatttttaaatttacttCAATACAACAGCAAATTGtactgtttttattttgtttcatattaattgttgtattattttatttgattccactattattttttgcattttttgtgATTTATTAGCATAATATTCTACTAAAGTTTACTCAAATTGCACCAACACGTATACTAATTATTCTCTCGGTTTTGTCAAAAATGATACGTTTTCATTTTAATCTTATTTTAGATGAaacattttcattttagtctattataaataagatgacacgtttttattttaaaaattataaaatgaaaataaaaattataaaatgatttgCTCTCTCCAACTAATACACACAaaaactttttctctctcaaaCTAAAATATtcgtcttttttctctctatttaatATTTACATCCACATTTCTCTTTCTAATTAAGTATAGCTAATCAATAACTCTTAAAATCTTGTGCCGATTAAGAAATTGGCTCATTAAtcaatattcctaaaatcttgtgtcaaGTAAGAAATGAATCATTTTAGCCGAGATGAATAGAGTAATTTTTAGACGTAAAAATGAAGCCCGCGAGAGGTGTGTATTCTTAATTATCAAATTATAACCTGAAAAAACTTACTCTTTCCTTACCataagagtatgcactattttctttttagtctggTCAACAAGAAAGAGTATGCatgtactttctaattttgaaaactcttttatctctaatgaggtgtgacatattcttcactaacaatatttcCATTACTTTTCATtctatctttctcttacttAACCAATCGTGCAATAGAACTCGTGTCGAACCAAAAGTACATACTCCTATTCCTATAgcatggagggagtataactgcTTGGTCCTTAAAAGTACAAAATTTGGCCGAAAATTGGTATTTCACACGAACTTGAAATCTGAGCGTTAGAGTTATGAACTCGAATTGTTGTGAATTTTCACGATTTGGAATCTCGGACAAATTTgggaaaaaatttcaaaatcataTAACACGCGAAAAGTCGTCATTTACATTTGTTAAAGAGAAGTCATTTATTACACTAATCGACTGTGTCACCTGTATCATGTATTATTCGATGTGACACGTCAAATTCAACTAGAAAACTAAACTTGGTTGAAATTCGCTACGGGACATCTAATTTAATAATATCAACTACCACATTTTAATTTCGTTTTATCTTTATCTTACTTTAATTTCGTGctatctttctcttactttaccaattgacaattgtgcattaaaattcgtgtcgaaCCAAAAGTCATACTATTATAGCGCTGAGGGAGTATAACTACTTTATCAAAAATTTGGCCGAAAATTGGTATTTCACACGAACTTGAAATCTGATCGTAAAAATTATGAATTCGCATTGTTGTGAATTTTCATGATTTGGAATCTTAGACAAATTTGGGGGGAAATTTCAAAATCAAGTAAGAGCATGCGTAACGcttggggccgggccgcaaattgcgagtcccggcccgtcccatgcattacacggaagTGCGGCACGGCTCAGGACCGTCCCGGTGACGCGTGACCGGCCTGgggagcgtcccgcgtcccggcccgggacggggttgcacggtgacgggccgcaagtcccgcgtcccggcccagcgttacacggtCTTCGGGCCGGGACGCAAatccaattttgttttttttttaaattcgatgtctataaatacgagcttgcgttccatccatttcaatcccgcgTTCCATTTCAATACTCTATTATACCCTTTGTATTTTCGGCgtcaatggattggttcaacagcgatcaacgtgagatggaggagttcgttaactcgaacaattggtacataccgtcatcgcaaccatcgcagacacagcctagtccgggagtcggtagcaacggCGACATTACATCGCCGGTCAACACCGACGAGTTCGAGGtcagtgagatggagcccgctcaagagcggggaaaggagaaggtcggggaggaggatgggccgaagaagtacactCCGCCcgagacaatgtggcttgcgaggaactacatcgacgtctccgaggatcctatcatcggcaaccagcagaccGGCAAGGCTTTTTGGGAGCGGATTGCGCAGAAATATAACGCTGGCCGTCCGGAAGGGTCGAgcgagcgtagctacgtgaagctgcgcaagcattggggccgggtccaggcggatatgagcaagtggaacggaaagtgggccaacgtagtccgtatgtggccgagcgggcacagcgaggcggacctcgtcgagaaggcAAAGGAAGCGTTCTTCACTGACGGGAAGAAGACCTTCAAGTACTTCGAagtttggaagctcgtcgagaagagcccgaagtacaccagcgGTGCTGAGCCAGCGGCAActggggcggcgaagagaaccaaagtttccgcctccggaaactactcttcgagcgacgacctcaacgtgacggacgacgatGTCTTCTactcctctcctagcattcagagccgcccgacaggaacaaaggcggccaagaggaaagcaaaggggaaggcagctgcgagcaactccgctatggtgccaccgccgaccaatccgtctctggataagatgtccgacactttgtcggagatgaatattacatggcggatgagccagctgacggagttgacagcgagggatacatcgaagatgtcggacgagaagctcgagttgcaccgtgagatgatcgcctaccttcgcgcccaaatgaagaagtagtagtcgtggcccgggtttcttgtattttaaatttgcttcgtctagtaatgtaatgttaatttcgaatgaacaatgcattttcccggtttcaattgttcaacgaattgcgttttcgagttaaataggttggagttgtgaatagtgtcatttattagttgcggcccgagttgcggcctgcagggttacagcagttggagcctgggccgcaactgtagaggaaggatgacgtggaggggacttggggccggaaatggggacggggttactgATGCCCTAATGCACGAAAGTAGTCATTTACCTCTGTTAAAGAGAAGTCATTAATTACACTAACTGATTGTTCACCCGCATTATTCGATGTGACACATCAAATTCAACTAAAAAACTAAACTTGGTTGAAATTCGCTACAAAGACATATAGTAATTTAATAATATCAACTGTAcaacattttaatttaaattttaatttttaattttaatataataatatcaactaccacattttaattttgttaaaaataccaaatttttatTGAAGTAAATAATTTTAAAGTCTATTAACCTTTGTTTATGCTTAGAAACAATAAAATAATCGAAATTTGAATTAGTAGACCCCACTAGAAAACtcctataagagcatccacaatgggacggatgtcccagCGGACATCGCGACAGACTTCCTAAAaacactgcactgccacgtcaaaAGAACATTCCattgcactgccacgtcataatgacatcccactacacaatgACAGACATCCCGACGAACAtccacaaaaaacaataaaaaatcgggacgtccgccgggacgtccgtcgtgtcaacgcaatggcggacatcacgacggacgtcccgaaaagccgcggaactccggtgtccgcagcggacgtccgtatccatATGCATGcggcctaatggcggacgtcccgcgcggacgtccgacacgccggtccgacgtccgtcgggacatctgccattgtggatgctctaatatacAATTAGAATTAGGCACTATTTCAAACCCACCATTTTCctatttcccttcaaatccaTCGAAATAACAACCACCGCCGCGGCGTCGTGGTCGTGGCCAAGCTGCGCCACCTGTTAGGCGTTTTTGAGCTGATAAAACACTTAAATGATTCAAGAAGTGATTATGGTAGCGGTTGGTGGTTGACGGCGGTTACAACCGATTTATGAAGAGTAGTTATCAAGAAGCGGTTATTGAAACTGATCGAGAAGCATTGAGTTCGATCTTACTCTTCCTATAAGTAGTGCTACAAGCATCAGAGATAAGTAAGAGAGAGCATCTCCATATCAGAGAGAATACGGAGTGAAACCAAGGCGTGTTTCAAGTTAGATTGAGGGAGAAAATGAGTGTTCATAATTCCCGTATGTATTCGATCTGAGAGTGTTCTTCGTTGTAATTTTTAGCTGATCATCAATATATCCTTCTCATTATGTCAGTGGACGTAGACTTATGCCGAAACACTTATATCTCTCTGTTGTTGAATGATCTTGCTCCAATCGGATTTCACACCACCTCCCCGAGAACACGCTCCTTCCGCGCCCCCTGATCCACACCAACAGGAAGCCTCAAATCCAGAATCCGCCGTGGTCAGCGGGCTGAGATCGGAGCGCCTCTTCTTCGATCCCGGCGCGACGAGTTCCGCGCTGGCGGAGGCAGAATCAGGCGGCGGAGATAGAGAATCAAAGCGCAGCGGCGGCGCGGTGATGGCGGTGCTGATGCATTCGAGGGATCCGTTTCTCGATTTCAGGGCTTCGATGGCGGAGATGATGGAGGGCGGCGGGGAGAGGGATTTCAGGgctttgatttttattattttttattaataaaatttatatttcactaattcatCTAAAGTAGATTTAATAAGAAATCCATATACTACTGTACATGTTAGGCATCTATTTAATCCGTTGTTTGACTAATTAATTTGTTatctatcaatatataaaagagCAGTTTTCATGATGCCACCGTGGCACCATTTTGGCGGGAAACTACTATTGCTACTGCAGAATAATAGGAGTAGCTATCAGTCTTGAGCAATGCGAAAGGTATTCTAGAGCAATAGCTATTAGTCTATCCCTGCAACAAAATAGCTGTCATCTTGAGCAATGCAAAAAGTAGTCTAGAGAATTGTTAATACTAGCAGATTCATCAGACTTCTTTATAGactaaataaattatactccgtAGTAAGTTCCTTTAGAGTATAAGTACTCCATCTTAAAATTCTTCAATAAATACTAGAGAGTGAATATGTGAAAGATATCTATGCTAATAGCAGAGAACGAGGAACATGCAACGAGCTGGAATTTGAGTGTTATTTGGTTTAAACGACGAAAGACGGCGACACAGCAGAGAATGGTGGAAGAGATTGAGCTTTGGAAGATTCGGAGGGAAAGCAGAGAGGAAATCGGGCAGCATGAACTGGGTGAAATCTGGCTTCGATGCGGTGGCTACCCGTAGTCGACTGACGGCGAGGCAAGGAAGGCGGTGGAGGGGATTTGCTGTGCGGAGAAGTGGGCAGTGGCGATCGAGTCTCCCCCTCTTCCGGACTGATTTTCCCTCACCTTGCCGGGAAATCGCTGTCGCCCCGGAGAAGTGGGCAGTGTTGATCAATTTGCTCTCTACAAAATGAGGTTTTGAAGCGCGTCGCTCTTTAATTACGCCCCATCCGATCCATTTCAAGTTTCTCAATCGGCCACTAGAAGT is part of the Salvia splendens isolate huo1 chromosome 22, SspV2, whole genome shotgun sequence genome and encodes:
- the LOC121786571 gene encoding ubiquitin-conjugating enzyme E2 variant 1D-like; its protein translation is MTLGSGGSSVVVPRNFRLLEELERGEKGIGDGTVSYGMDDGDDIYMRSWTGTIIGPHNSVHEGRIYQLKLFCDKDYPEKPPSVRFHSRINMTSVNHETGVVEPKKFRPLANWQREYTMEDILTQLKKEMAAPHNRKLVQPPEGTYF